The genomic interval GAATTTGATGCAGGAAAAATTTTTTCCGGGGATGATATAAAGGATGGTTTTTTCTTAGACAATCCAGTCGATATTATTGTTGATTTTTCTGATTCTTCAGGTGTTCGTTTATACGAAAAGGCAGCAAAAACAGGAATCCCTGTTATATCTGCGATTTCGAAATATGAACAGGAAGATTTAGAACGATTAGAATCACTGGCTGAGTTTACCGCAGTACTGTATTCTCCGAATATTACTTTGGGGATTAATGTTCTTATGGTCGCGGCTCAGATTTTACAGAAAATAACGCCTCATGCAGATATCGAGGTTGTCGAAGAACATTTTAAAGGAAAAACGGAAATATCGGGTACAGCTCAAAAAATAGCAAAAGTCTTAGATCTCGAAGCAGAGCACATAAACTCAATTCGGGTCGGGGGAATTATAGGCCACCATGAAATCATTTTCGGATTACCGAATCAGGTGATACGCTTATCACATCAAAGTACGAACAGGGCGGCTTTTGGACAGGGTGCTATTTTTGCAGCAAATTTTCTTATCGATAAATCGGCGGGCATGTATACCATGGAAACAATAATTGCGGAAATGTTTAGACAAAACATTCCGGTATATTAATTTAAACTGCGTGTTTTAAAAATGGCTATTGTGCATGCCGTATTTCTTTAAGCTTGGTTTGTATGCTCTGCCGATGCAATAATTTATGTAGTAGTTCAGCTAATTATGCAAACTTTAACATGGAGACTGACGCGGTGTTAAATTAAAATGTTAGACTGGGGGAAGCTCTCTTTCGCTTAGTCTGTAATTAGAAGAGCGTAACATATAAATTCATATGTTACGCTTTATATTTTTCACCTATAATTTTGATTTTGTAATACGATTGTTTGATATATGAAATGAAAGTAGCTGCCAATTATCTCTATGGGGAGGGCTGATGAAATAGTGTTGTCCCTTTGTAGCTGACTTTTCAACGAGTTAATTGATCTGTAGCGAACTTGATAAATCGTTTAACTGCCGGAGTTGCATTTTCTAATGATGGAAGTGCAATGCCTAATGTAATCTTCTGTGGAGGAATCAGCGGTAATTTTACAACATCACATTGCCAATTGCGCGTGATTAGTTCATTCATAATACTCATCCCTAATCCTTGTTCAATCATTGCCATAGCAGCAAAATTTTCTAACGTAGAAAATTGAATGCTTGGATTTAAATTGTTATTTTCAAATAATGAGACGACGTCAATATCACGTCCGAGTGCTGGCATGATAAAACGTTCATACTCGCAATTTTGAAGCGGGTATGCCGATTCTGCGGCGAGAGGATGTGTTTTCGGCAATACGGCTAGCATTTGATCTTCAGCAAGTGGTAGCCAATCGTAAGGCATTGGGTCTTTGTAACTCAGAAAGGCTACATCGGCAATTTTTTCATCCAGCCATTTCGTCACTTCCTGTCGTATTCCTTCCATCAGTTTGATTTTAATTTGCGGATAATCCTCTTGAAATTTG from Massilibacillus massiliensis carries:
- a CDS encoding 4-hydroxy-tetrahydrodipicolinate reductase, whose translation is MVKIKVGFFGFGKTGKVVVNEFLGNPLFALSWVVRNGNGDRHKYASRMLGHEFDAGKIFSGDDIKDGFFLDNPVDIIVDFSDSSGVRLYEKAAKTGIPVISAISKYEQEDLERLESLAEFTAVLYSPNITLGINVLMVAAQILQKITPHADIEVVEEHFKGKTEISGTAQKIAKVLDLEAEHINSIRVGGIIGHHEIIFGLPNQVIRLSHQSTNRAAFGQGAIFAANFLIDKSAGMYTMETIIAEMFRQNIPVY
- a CDS encoding LysR family transcriptional regulator codes for the protein MESARCKAFLAAVEAGSFSKAAEVLNYTPSGVSQLVSAFENELGFSLLRRNKKGVIPTENGEKLLPVVREFLLQENRIYQLAAEMNGLLIGSITIAAYSSIATHWLPSVIRKFQEDYPQIKIKLMEGIRQEVTKWLDEKIADVAFLSYKDPMPYDWLPLAEDQMLAVLPKTHPLAAESAYPLQNCEYERFIMPALGRDIDVVSLFENNNLNPSIQFSTLENFAAMAMIEQGLGMSIMNELITRNWQCDVVKLPLIPPQKITLGIALPSLENATPAVKRFIKFATDQLTR